The proteins below come from a single Phycisphaerae bacterium genomic window:
- a CDS encoding response regulator, whose translation MARDLASLAEEYSAHLSSACLCHLHHGTDLPSDCTMPDHPLEVGGQTGWSLEQVEGTDRPRGRDRLRLMVIDDCALIRSITQRIAQRLGFDTLPIHDGASALKALGQYRPDFVALDLEMPGMDGLTCLQAIRAAQPETPVIILSDTLDESSRKLCMDLGAADCISKPFTVPELESHFHRLRTMRADRDEIIPPT comes from the coding sequence ATGGCTCGCGATTTGGCGTCGCTGGCGGAGGAGTACTCCGCCCATCTCAGCAGCGCTTGCTTGTGCCATCTGCATCACGGCACGGATCTCCCCTCCGATTGCACGATGCCCGACCACCCATTGGAAGTTGGGGGCCAAACCGGGTGGTCTCTGGAACAAGTGGAAGGTACGGACCGTCCGCGTGGCAGAGATCGGCTCAGGCTCATGGTCATCGACGATTGTGCGTTGATCCGGAGCATCACCCAGCGGATCGCCCAGCGGCTGGGCTTCGACACGCTCCCCATCCACGACGGCGCTTCGGCGCTCAAAGCCCTGGGGCAGTACCGGCCCGATTTCGTCGCTCTTGATCTGGAGATGCCGGGGATGGACGGGCTGACGTGCCTGCAAGCGATTCGGGCGGCTCAACCGGAGACACCGGTGATCATTCTCTCGGACACCCTGGACGAATCGAGTCGGAAGCTGTGTATGGATCTGGGAGCCGCGGACTGCATCAGCAAGCCGTTCACGGTGCCCGAGTTGGAGAGCCATTTTCATCGTCTGCGAACAATGCGGGCAGACCGCGACGAGATCATCCCGCCTACGTGA
- a CDS encoding PH domain-containing protein: MNDATQRASAWVYRGIWAVLVDWFRVPAEPPTLPVQAGGLIESFGPSPAFLRYLKFWFWLGLLPVDLIILIAWVAITVAYPPAGFLLAVPAFALAVLPDIVVYIALHLRFDTTRYVMTDRSLRIRRGIWVIQEVTITYENIQNVEVRQGPLQRYYGIAEVIIETAGGGGNPSQPGSQSGHRGVIEGIADPDRIRETLLGRLRHSRTAGLGDDLHEFAAAPNRWSGQHVAVLREIRDEVAAMKPGF, encoded by the coding sequence ATGAACGACGCGACACAGCGGGCGAGTGCCTGGGTTTACCGCGGCATCTGGGCGGTGCTGGTGGATTGGTTCCGCGTTCCCGCCGAGCCGCCCACGCTCCCGGTCCAGGCCGGCGGCCTGATCGAGTCTTTCGGGCCGTCTCCGGCTTTCCTGCGCTATCTCAAGTTCTGGTTCTGGCTGGGCTTGCTGCCCGTGGACCTCATCATCTTGATTGCCTGGGTTGCGATCACCGTCGCCTATCCGCCGGCCGGCTTCTTGCTGGCGGTGCCGGCCTTCGCCCTTGCGGTCCTGCCCGACATCGTGGTCTACATCGCCCTTCACCTTCGCTTTGACACCACCCGCTACGTGATGACCGACCGCAGCCTTCGCATCCGGCGGGGGATCTGGGTCATTCAGGAGGTAACCATCACCTATGAGAACATCCAGAACGTCGAAGTGCGGCAGGGGCCGCTGCAGCGGTACTATGGTATTGCCGAGGTGATCATCGAGACGGCCGGCGGCGGGGGTAATCCGAGCCAGCCCGGATCGCAGAGCGGCCACCGGGGGGTGATCGAGGGTATCGCCGATCCGGACCGCATTCGCGAGACGCTCCTCGGCCGGCTTCGTCACTCGCGGACTGCCGGGCTGGGTGACGATCTCCACGAGTTCGCCGCAGCACCGAACCGCTGGTCCGGGCAGCACGTCGCGGTGCTGCGCGAGATCCGCGACGAAGTCGCCGCGATGAAGCCTGGCTTCTGA
- a CDS encoding alpha-galactosidase → MHHRHSLFTTRLNAVAAVCVLCAAGGSRLPAAEQKLDGSVIQNLGEWRIEFRPADSTLVCVHAASGAEITGALSFAAEIEGKRQLWSIGRARDSASGRLSLIDAAGDVQGYLTFSGSGALLNVTIAHRSAQSYKGELVFRATARFGDRSFACRTRPPVGSRVVQMASGPADSSLNDSLFDVDTDIALRLTGRTLAIHSPADQIGPRRFELVMSASPQAADGATLAFELLRDYYRSRYVPSYRPIDRKRCPSSPTGWMSWNVYFDKAGEEDNLAEARLGARCLKPFGLEIWHIESWQDNSDRLPVRKFHNLTLRPDPRKFPHGMKWLADRIRELGFRPGIWTVPFGTGDRAFYDTHKSWFLHRPDGKPMQNWCGHYVLDPSLLAVRQHMEDTHRIMSQEWGYEYFKIDGMSGRGPSYSAHFYERPEVRAAFRESCEGPFRLCVEALRRGLGPDRIWLACQGHYTGPEVGQADAARLGADIVSPNEPPHWANYLHQAQTILNQLFVHNIVWYNDPDTLLVGEAAPLNTARIAATAVGLPGQVMFAGDRLAVLPAERMRLLQQCLPVCDVRPLDLFPLFELHPIWTLKISRPFGTWDVVSLFNWKDEPAELRVRFDELGLPEDRNHLVYDFWGQSFLGSFRESLSMPLAGRSNALLAVHPDTGRPQFLSSDRHITQGGVEVEQVAWDEARSRLFGRVRLVEHMPARLTCLLPPGYEFASAKAGAGAKLRAESRPDRTLVVTLEAAASDTVAWEIACTHLNP, encoded by the coding sequence ATGCACCACCGGCACTCGCTCTTCACGACCAGACTGAACGCGGTCGCCGCAGTGTGCGTTCTGTGCGCCGCCGGCGGCAGCCGGCTACCCGCCGCCGAGCAGAAGCTGGATGGCTCGGTAATCCAGAACCTCGGCGAGTGGCGGATCGAGTTCCGACCGGCAGACTCGACCCTTGTGTGCGTGCACGCCGCTTCGGGTGCAGAGATCACCGGCGCCCTTTCGTTTGCCGCCGAAATCGAAGGGAAGCGACAGCTCTGGTCGATCGGGCGGGCCCGCGATTCGGCTTCCGGGCGACTGTCGCTGATCGACGCGGCTGGCGATGTGCAGGGGTACCTGACCTTCAGCGGTTCCGGGGCACTGCTGAACGTCACCATCGCCCACCGCTCAGCCCAGTCCTACAAGGGTGAACTGGTCTTTCGCGCAACCGCTCGGTTTGGAGACCGCAGTTTCGCCTGCCGCACCCGCCCCCCGGTCGGCTCGCGCGTGGTCCAGATGGCCTCGGGACCGGCGGACAGCAGCCTGAACGACTCGCTGTTCGACGTCGATACCGACATAGCTCTGCGCCTGACCGGTCGAACCCTGGCGATTCACTCGCCGGCGGACCAGATCGGACCGCGTCGCTTTGAGCTGGTGATGAGTGCTTCACCCCAGGCAGCCGATGGCGCCACCCTCGCGTTCGAACTCCTCCGCGATTACTACCGTTCCCGTTATGTGCCGTCCTATCGTCCGATCGACAGGAAGAGATGCCCCTCGTCCCCCACTGGTTGGATGTCCTGGAACGTCTACTTCGACAAAGCCGGTGAGGAGGACAACCTGGCCGAGGCACGGCTCGGGGCTCGCTGCCTCAAGCCGTTCGGACTGGAGATCTGGCATATCGAGTCGTGGCAGGACAACTCGGACCGCTTGCCGGTCCGCAAGTTCCACAACCTGACGCTGCGGCCGGATCCGCGGAAATTCCCGCACGGAATGAAGTGGCTGGCGGATCGCATTCGGGAACTCGGTTTCCGGCCGGGCATCTGGACGGTTCCCTTCGGCACCGGCGACCGGGCATTCTACGACACCCACAAGAGCTGGTTCCTGCACCGTCCTGACGGAAAGCCCATGCAGAACTGGTGCGGCCACTACGTGCTGGATCCCTCCCTGCTCGCCGTCCGCCAGCACATGGAAGATACCCACCGGATCATGTCCCAGGAATGGGGCTACGAATACTTCAAGATCGACGGGATGTCCGGCCGCGGCCCGAGTTACTCCGCCCATTTCTATGAGCGTCCGGAGGTCCGGGCGGCCTTCAGGGAATCCTGTGAGGGTCCCTTCCGCTTGTGCGTGGAGGCCCTGCGGCGGGGACTGGGCCCGGATCGAATCTGGTTGGCCTGTCAGGGCCATTACACCGGCCCCGAAGTCGGCCAGGCCGACGCCGCCCGGCTCGGCGCGGATATCGTCAGTCCCAACGAGCCGCCCCACTGGGCCAACTACCTGCATCAGGCTCAAACCATTCTGAACCAGCTTTTCGTTCATAACATCGTCTGGTACAACGACCCCGATACCCTCCTGGTCGGTGAGGCGGCCCCGCTGAATACGGCCCGCATCGCCGCCACAGCGGTCGGCCTGCCGGGCCAGGTGATGTTCGCCGGCGACAGACTGGCCGTTCTCCCGGCCGAGCGCATGCGCCTTCTGCAGCAGTGCTTGCCAGTGTGCGATGTCCGGCCGCTGGATCTGTTCCCCCTGTTCGAGCTGCATCCGATCTGGACGCTGAAGATCTCCCGGCCGTTCGGCACCTGGGACGTGGTATCGCTCTTTAACTGGAAGGACGAGCCTGCCGAGCTCCGCGTGAGGTTTGACGAACTCGGCCTGCCCGAGGACCGCAACCACCTGGTCTATGACTTCTGGGGCCAATCGTTCCTGGGGAGCTTCCGCGAGTCCCTCAGCATGCCCCTGGCCGGCCGGTCGAATGCTCTGCTGGCGGTGCATCCCGACACCGGCCGACCGCAATTCCTTTCGAGTGACCGGCATATCACCCAGGGCGGCGTCGAAGTGGAGCAGGTTGCCTGGGACGAAGCCCGGAGCAGACTCTTCGGCCGCGTACGGCTGGTAGAGCACATGCCTGCGCGCCTGACCTGCCTTCTACCCCCGGGCTACGAGTTCGCCTCGGCCAAGGCCGGCGCTGGCGCTAAACTCAGGGCCGAGAGCCGGCCAGATCGCACCCTAGTCGTCACCCTGGAGGCGGCAGCCTCAGACACGGTGGCCTGGGAGATTGCCTGCACCCATCTGAACCCGTAA
- a CDS encoding PH domain-containing protein: MLLTYYVLVAILTLPGFPIALTVLLCKYHTLRYRFDDKGVSMSWGVLFRREIYLTYRRIQDIHVTRNILHRWLGLATISVQTASGSAGAEMAIEGIREVEQLRDFLYAQMRGAKGDLPEGHAETGPAEPKDEALAVLVEIRDQLRRLRIERETNS; this comes from the coding sequence GTGCTGCTGACCTACTACGTGCTCGTCGCCATCCTGACGCTTCCGGGGTTCCCCATCGCCCTGACCGTCCTGCTGTGCAAGTATCACACCTTGCGTTATCGCTTCGACGACAAAGGCGTGTCCATGTCCTGGGGCGTTCTCTTCCGTCGCGAGATCTATCTGACCTACCGCCGGATCCAGGACATTCACGTCACCCGAAACATCCTGCACCGCTGGCTGGGCTTGGCGACGATCTCGGTCCAGACGGCCTCCGGGTCGGCGGGAGCGGAGATGGCCATCGAGGGCATCCGCGAGGTCGAGCAGTTGCGGGACTTCCTCTACGCCCAGATGCGCGGGGCGAAAGGTGATCTTCCCGAGGGGCACGCGGAAACCGGTCCCGCCGAACCGAAGGATGAAGCCCTCGCGGTGTTGGTCGAGATCCGTGACCAGCTGCGCCGGCTGCGAATCGAGCGCGAGACGAACTCATGA
- a CDS encoding zinc ribbon domain-containing protein: protein MASPAILDDLFCPVCGYMLRGLTEYRCPECGRPFDPAKMVPEPIPWVQRNRLGRMRAYLHTMVMTTFRVHRLAEQVRRPVSYGDAQLFRWVTVVAAYVPCVLMILAFRPSSGSRLLFRSLYSGPPTMDPWTATSVFAAALLALVVATGVPSYFFHPRWLDIELQNRGIAISTYACGPMGWTPVACVLGYVIAALVAMTGAARLEDAARVAVASLLVVELLLWWFGLVYLSRHMTGRGAVGVFVVALAGPLVWLLAVGLTVVAVRFLVVFPGLIYHSLRG from the coding sequence ATGGCGTCGCCTGCGATCTTGGATGATCTGTTCTGCCCGGTCTGCGGCTACATGCTTCGCGGGCTGACCGAGTATCGTTGTCCGGAATGCGGGCGTCCGTTCGATCCGGCGAAGATGGTTCCGGAGCCGATCCCCTGGGTGCAGCGGAACCGGCTGGGCCGGATGCGCGCTTACCTCCACACGATGGTGATGACCACATTTCGCGTTCATCGACTCGCTGAGCAGGTCCGGCGACCGGTGAGCTACGGCGACGCTCAGCTCTTCCGATGGGTGACGGTTGTCGCTGCCTACGTACCTTGCGTGCTGATGATCCTCGCCTTTCGCCCCTCGAGCGGTTCGCGCCTTCTGTTTCGCAGTCTGTATTCCGGGCCGCCGACGATGGATCCCTGGACGGCGACGAGCGTGTTTGCGGCCGCGCTGCTGGCGCTGGTGGTTGCCACGGGCGTGCCGAGCTACTTCTTTCATCCGCGATGGCTGGACATTGAACTGCAGAATCGGGGCATTGCGATCAGCACGTACGCCTGTGGTCCGATGGGCTGGACCCCCGTGGCCTGCGTTCTCGGTTACGTCATTGCGGCACTTGTGGCGATGACCGGGGCGGCAAGGCTGGAGGATGCCGCGCGGGTTGCGGTGGCGAGCCTGCTCGTTGTTGAGCTCCTGTTGTGGTGGTTTGGCCTGGTTTACCTTTCGCGGCACATGACCGGGCGCGGTGCCGTGGGGGTATTCGTGGTGGCGCTGGCTGGTCCGCTAGTCTGGCTTCTGGCTGTCGGCCTGACGGTGGTGGCGGTGAGGTTCCTGGTTGTGTTCCCGGGGCTGATCTACCACAGCCTACGAGGATGA
- a CDS encoding Gfo/Idh/MocA family oxidoreductase: MALKQSEKTCSRRELLASSGKAATGAAVLGAALSGCSMPGRKTTETRTASAAARRIGANDQIRLGLIGSGGQGTHDTNLCCQKDNVVCVALADVAEFRMDYTTKVLTETMARKGHAAVQIDRYGDYRKLLDRKDIDAVVIATPDHWHAKPFIAACQAGKHIYQEKPFSFTIDLGFAMLAAAEDNPTLVIQIGTQRRSQGHYAEAKKLIDNGLLGKVSHIRAFDCRNYIAGEDPFTPEATAARTVGQLDYATAKIDWDQFQEPCKHKVPFEPLRYTAWRWYWDYAGGLVTDVGVHVIDNVHWLMGEPVPKSAVANGSVYATKYWETPDVVNAVVDYGEFSLEFIGNFTNGFDGDGFILYGTKATMEVRGNDVKVWADSSRAKPQIHIPAAGIEHQHNWIDCLRAGAKPNAPVQLGVSSLLPSHLANLAYRRGKKITWDPATRTAS; this comes from the coding sequence ATGGCCCTGAAGCAGTCGGAGAAGACGTGCTCCCGTCGCGAGTTACTGGCCTCGTCCGGTAAGGCGGCCACCGGAGCGGCCGTCTTAGGCGCCGCCCTCAGCGGCTGCAGCATGCCCGGACGGAAGACAACAGAGACTCGCACCGCGTCGGCCGCCGCTCGCAGGATCGGAGCCAACGACCAGATCCGGCTCGGACTGATCGGCAGTGGTGGGCAGGGTACGCACGACACCAACCTTTGTTGCCAGAAGGACAACGTGGTCTGCGTGGCCCTGGCCGACGTGGCCGAGTTCCGCATGGACTACACCACCAAGGTCCTCACCGAGACGATGGCCCGAAAGGGCCATGCCGCCGTCCAGATCGACCGCTACGGCGACTACCGCAAGCTGCTGGATCGCAAGGACATCGATGCCGTGGTCATTGCCACCCCGGACCACTGGCATGCCAAACCGTTCATCGCCGCTTGCCAGGCAGGCAAGCACATCTATCAGGAGAAGCCCTTCAGCTTCACCATCGACCTGGGCTTTGCCATGCTCGCCGCGGCGGAGGACAACCCTACCCTGGTTATCCAGATCGGCACCCAGCGTCGCAGCCAGGGCCACTACGCCGAGGCCAAGAAGCTCATCGACAACGGCTTGCTCGGCAAGGTCAGCCACATTCGGGCTTTCGATTGCCGCAACTACATTGCCGGCGAGGACCCGTTCACGCCCGAGGCGACCGCCGCCCGAACCGTGGGACAGCTCGACTACGCGACCGCCAAGATCGATTGGGACCAGTTCCAGGAGCCCTGCAAACACAAGGTGCCGTTCGAACCCCTGCGGTATACCGCCTGGCGGTGGTACTGGGACTATGCCGGCGGGCTGGTGACCGATGTCGGCGTGCACGTGATCGACAACGTGCATTGGCTGATGGGCGAGCCGGTGCCCAAATCCGCGGTCGCCAACGGTAGCGTCTATGCCACTAAGTACTGGGAAACCCCCGACGTGGTCAACGCGGTGGTCGACTACGGCGAGTTCAGCCTGGAGTTCATCGGCAACTTCACCAATGGTTTCGACGGCGACGGCTTCATCCTCTACGGTACCAAGGCAACCATGGAGGTTCGAGGCAACGACGTCAAGGTCTGGGCCGACAGTTCGCGCGCCAAGCCCCAGATCCACATTCCGGCCGCGGGCATCGAGCACCAGCACAACTGGATCGACTGCCTGCGGGCTGGAGCCAAGCCCAACGCCCCGGTGCAGCTTGGGGTCAGTTCCCTCTTGCCTTCGCACCTGGCCAACCTCGCCTATCGCAGGGGTAAGAAGATCACCTGGGACCCGGCCACCAGGACAGCATCCTAG
- a CDS encoding arylsulfatase codes for MRNATLLGCLSGLAVVGTVQGADPPRSRPNIIVIMADDMGFSDLGCYGSEIATPHLDRLASGGLRFTQFYNTARCCPTRAALLTGLYPHQAGVGHMVDDRGAPAYQGYLNDRCVTIGEVLGQSGYRTLMAGKWHVGERRPHWPVDRGFDRYYGLVSGGSNYFRLDPGRIMARDDQPCKPEGERFYVTDAFTDAAISFLEEERSSGKPFFLYLAYTSPHWPLHAWPEDIAKYRGRYMIGWDAVRQKRLARMVELGIVDPRWGLTSRGQKAPAWEEVEDKEARDLKMAVYAAQIDRMDQNIGRVLAKVRELGVERKTLVLFLADNGGCAEEIDRGVPGVPPGGKDSFLSYGLPWANASNTPFRLYKHWVHEGGISTPLIAFWPEVIHKGGGLTDQVGHLVDLMATCVDVAGAIYPVTHRGHEITPLEGKSLLPILEGRHREGHAALYWEHEGNRAVRQGNWKLVSRHPGGWELYDMRADRTELNNLATSHPEKVKELSELYTRWAKRVGVLTPQELGEIKKKKQS; via the coding sequence ATGAGAAACGCAACACTTCTGGGCTGCCTGAGCGGGCTTGCGGTTGTGGGCACGGTTCAAGGCGCCGACCCGCCTCGGTCGCGGCCCAACATCATCGTCATCATGGCCGACGACATGGGTTTCTCGGACCTGGGCTGTTACGGCTCGGAGATTGCCACGCCGCATCTGGATCGGCTGGCCTCTGGCGGTCTGCGGTTCACGCAGTTCTACAACACGGCCCGCTGTTGTCCGACCCGAGCGGCGCTGTTGACCGGCCTGTATCCGCACCAAGCGGGGGTGGGCCACATGGTGGACGATCGGGGAGCGCCGGCGTATCAGGGTTACCTGAACGATCGATGCGTGACCATTGGAGAAGTGTTGGGTCAGAGCGGTTACCGGACGCTGATGGCCGGCAAATGGCATGTGGGCGAGCGGCGTCCGCACTGGCCGGTGGACCGCGGCTTTGATCGCTACTATGGTCTGGTCAGTGGCGGGAGCAACTACTTCCGGCTGGATCCAGGCCGGATCATGGCCCGGGACGATCAGCCCTGCAAGCCGGAGGGGGAGCGGTTCTACGTGACCGACGCCTTCACCGACGCGGCCATTTCGTTCCTCGAGGAGGAGCGTTCGTCCGGCAAGCCGTTCTTCCTGTACCTGGCGTACACCTCGCCGCACTGGCCGCTGCATGCCTGGCCGGAGGACATTGCCAAGTACCGTGGGCGATACATGATTGGCTGGGATGCTGTGCGGCAGAAGCGGCTGGCGCGGATGGTGGAGTTGGGGATTGTCGATCCGCGTTGGGGGCTGACGTCGCGTGGCCAGAAGGCCCCGGCCTGGGAGGAGGTTGAGGACAAGGAAGCCCGCGACCTGAAGATGGCCGTCTATGCTGCCCAGATTGATCGGATGGACCAGAACATTGGGCGGGTGCTGGCCAAGGTACGCGAGTTGGGCGTGGAGCGGAAGACGCTGGTCCTGTTCCTGGCGGACAACGGCGGGTGTGCGGAGGAGATTGACCGGGGCGTGCCGGGGGTTCCACCGGGTGGCAAGGACTCGTTTCTGAGTTACGGACTGCCTTGGGCGAACGCGAGCAACACGCCGTTCCGGCTGTACAAGCACTGGGTGCATGAAGGCGGGATTTCGACGCCGCTGATTGCCTTCTGGCCGGAGGTGATCCACAAGGGTGGTGGGCTCACCGACCAGGTTGGGCATCTGGTGGACCTGATGGCCACCTGTGTGGACGTAGCCGGAGCGATCTATCCGGTGACCCACAGGGGGCACGAGATCACCCCGCTGGAGGGCAAGAGCCTACTGCCCATCCTGGAGGGCAGGCACCGTGAAGGTCACGCGGCGCTCTACTGGGAGCACGAGGGCAACCGGGCTGTGCGGCAGGGCAATTGGAAGCTGGTTTCGCGGCATCCCGGCGGCTGGGAGCTGTACGACATGAGGGCGGACCGGACCGAACTGAACAATCTGGCCACGTCCCATCCGGAGAAGGTCAAGGAGTTGTCCGAGTTGTATACCCGCTGGGCCAAGCGAGTCGGGGTGCTGACGCCGCAGGAACTCGGTGAGATCAAGAAGAAGAAGCAGAGCTGA